Proteins found in one Dermacentor silvarum isolate Dsil-2018 chromosome 8, BIME_Dsil_1.4, whole genome shotgun sequence genomic segment:
- the LOC119461355 gene encoding probable pyruvate dehydrogenase E1 component subunit alpha, mitochondrial: protein MHSSVGRIVSDVFNGHKRCIFAVISKRNASEATFQTKPYKLHKLDKGPSTDVTCTREDGLKFYKQMFAIRRLEAAANSLYKSKIIRGFCHLYSGQEACAVGMEAVLEKGDSVITAYRAHGWAYLRGVSIPGVLCELTGREPGCSRGKGGSMHVYCPDFYGGNGIVGAQVPLGAGIALAHKYLGTDRVCLALYGDGAANQGQVFEAYNMAKLWDLPCIFVCENNGFAMGTSAQRGAASTDYFTRGDYIPGIWVDGMDVLAVREATRFAVDMCRKGKGPLVMEVETYRYYGHSMSDPGTSYRTREEVQEVRQTRDPITHFKDKLISTQLVTSDELKKVESEIKAEVDAATEMSKTSKEVPLEELYADIYFNPLRTNIRGTTPFTEHKHLRLTQPFNYK from the exons ATGCACTCTTCTGTGGGGAGAATCGTCTCCGATGTCTTCAATGGACACAAG AGATGCATCTTCGCAGTTATCAGCAAGCGAAATGCCTCAGAAGCGACCTTCCAAACCAAG CCATACAAGCTACACAAGTTGGATAAAGGACCATCAACAGATGTCACTTGCACAAGGGAGGATGGACTGAAGTTTTACAAGCAGATGTTTGCAATTCGTCGCTTGGAAGCGGCAGCCAACAGCTTGTACAAATCGAAAATCATCAGAGGGTTTTGCCACCTCTATTCTGGCCAG GAAGCCTGTGCTGTAGGTATGGAGGCAGTCCTCGAGAAGGGGGACAGTGTCATAACAGCGTACCGTGCACACGGCTGGGCTTACCTGCGAGGCGTGAGCATACCTGGCGTCCTCTGCGAACTAACTG GACGAGAACCTGGCTGCTCAAGAGGCAAAGGAGGCTCGATGCATGTTTACTGTCCTGACTTTTATGGCGGGAACGGCATTGTTGGTGCACAG GTCCCACTGGGAGCTGGGATTGCGCTGGCCCACAAGTACCTTGGCACGGACCGAGTCTGCTTGGCGCTGTACGGGGATGGCGCAGCCAACCAGGGACAGGTCTTTGAGGCCTACAACATGGCTAAGCTATGGGACTTGCCCTGTATTTTCGTCTGTGAGAACAATGGCTTTGCCATGGGAACGAGTGCCCAGAGAGGTGCTGCCTCTACTGACTATTTCACTCGTGGTGACTACATCCCAGGCATCTGG GTGGATGGCATGGATGTGCTAGCTGTGCGGGAGGCCACCAGATTTGCTGTAGACATGTGCCGCAAGGGCAAGGGACCCTTGGTCATGGAGGTGGAAACTTACCGGTACTATGGTCACAGCATGAGTGATCCTGGCACAAG TTATCGTACGCGAGAAGAAGTGCAGGAAGTGAGGCAAACAAGGGACCCCATCACACACTTCAAGGACAAGCTCATCAGCACACAGTTGGTTACAAGCGATGAGTTAAAG AAAGTGGAGTCCGAGATAAAGGCTGAAGTGGATGCAGCAACAGAAATGTCAAAGACCAGCAAGGAAGTTCCGCTTGAAGAACTGTATGCAGACATCTATTTCAATCCGTTGCGCACAAACATTCGTGGAACGACCCCCTTCACGGAGCACAAACACCTTCGGCTGACCCAGCCATTCAACTACAAGTGA
- the LOC119461357 gene encoding mitochondrial pyruvate carrier 2-like: MAALYRALVSTADRFVPGKLRPLWEHPAGPKTIFFWAPSFKWALVIAGIGDLARPAEKLSTSQSAALAATGIIWSRYSMVIIPKNYNLFSVNIFVALTGLYQLLRIYRYNQSLKVENKS, from the exons ATGGCTGCTCTTTATCGTGCCCTTGTCTCTACAGCGGACAGATTTGTTCCCGGAAAACTTCGCCCGCTGTGGGAGCATCCGgcag GCCCCAAGACTATTTTCTTCTGGGCACCTTCGTTCAAATGG GCGCTAGTGATCGCCGGAATCGGCGACTTGGCAAGGCCAGCCGAGAAGTTGAGCACTTCGCAATCAGCAGCATTGGCTGCTACTG GAATCATCTGGTCGCGATACTCCATGGTCATCATCCCCAAAAACTACAACTTGTTTAGCGTCAACATCTTTGTAGCCTTGACTGGGCTCTATCAGTTGCTCAGAATCTACAG ATACAACCAGTCCTTGAAAGTGGAGAACAAGAGCTAG